One Brassica napus cultivar Da-Ae chromosome C4, Da-Ae, whole genome shotgun sequence genomic region harbors:
- the LOC106446637 gene encoding calmodulin-binding protein 60 E isoform X1 — protein sequence MESSMNKRGYECSQEDADNLAESKRQKVPALASVIVEAVKVDSLQRLCSSLEPLFRRIVSEEVERALSKLGNSKLTSRSPEPKRIQGRDGRNLQLHFKTRMPPHLFTGGKVEGERGSAIHVVLIDANTGNVVQTGEESASKLNVVVLEGDFNDEDDEDWTREHFESFEVKEREGKRPILTGDTQVVLKEGVGTLGDLTFTDNSSWIRSRKFRLGVKAAPGYGDGFHIREAKTEPFAVKDHRGELYKKHYPPALHDEVWRLDRIAKDGVLHKKLLKANIVTVEDFLRLLVKDPQKLRNLLGSGMSNRMWENTMEHAKTCVLGGKLYVFYTDQTHATGVVFNHIYEFRGLIANGQFLSLESLNHDQKISADILVKIAYENWHKAVEYDGKLLNCLPVAEKEIKGLPEPKMVTAPTAQNHQQLHNQNNRQTVQCHQNAITYSPLPQPVEYPQFVQQHCSQLLPSLPSNVQDYNNGEDWCRPRAGQGLEDIFSEEIRLRSSEMLETDDMQRLLKTFGIGMNTMGTTQGGFGQTDESCYGYNMPYQAQIDNTYRRERNRGSGKAVVGWLKLKAALRWGIFIRKKAAERRPQIVEIE from the exons atggAAAGTTCCATGAACAAGCGTGGATACGAATGCAGTCAAGAGGATGCAGACAACTTGGCAGAATCGAAGAGACAAAAAGTGCCTGCTTTGGCAAG TGTTATTGTGGAAGCTGTCAAGGTAGATAGTCTGCAGAGGCTTTGCTCGTCTTTGGAGCCATTGTTTCGCAGAATC GTTAGCGAAGAGGTTGAACGAGCCTTATCAAAGTTGGGAAATTCAAAATTAACGTCCAG GTCACCAGAACCTAAGAGGATCCAAGGCCGCGATGGAAGAAACCTTCAACTTCACTTTAAGACGCGAATGCCTCCTCACTTATTCACAGGTGGGAAAGTGGAGGGAGAGCGAGGCTCGGCCATTCATGTGGTTCTTATCGATGCAAACACTGGAAATGTAGTCCAAACAGGAGAAGAGTCGGCTTCGAAGCTCAATGTGGTAGTGTTGGAGGGAGACTTCaatgatgaggatgatgaagATTGGACCAGAGAGCACTTCGAGAGCTTTGAAGTGAAAGAGCGAGAAGGGAAACGCCCAATCTTGACCGGTGACACGCAGGTAGTGCTTAAGGAAGGTGTGGGAACTTTAGGAGACCTTACTTTTACCGACAACTCGAGTTGGATCAGGAGCCGAAAGTTTAGGCTTGGTGTTAAGGCCGCTCCAGGGTATGGTGATGGCTTTCACATCCGTGAAGCCAAAACAGAACCTTTTGCTGTCAAAGATCATAGAGGAGAat TATACAAGAAACATTATCCACCGGCTTTACACGATGAAGTCTGGAGACTGGATAGAATAGCAAAAGACGGAGTGCTACACAAGAAGCTACTTAAAGCTAACATTGTGACAGTGGAAGACTTCCTTCGACTCCTAGTTAAGGATCCACAAAAGCTGAGAAAT TTGCTAGGGAGTGGAATGTCGAATAGAATGTGGGAGAACACTATGGAGCATGCAAAGACATGCGTGTTGGGTGGGAAGCTTTATGTGTTTTACACGGATCAGACCCACGCTACAGGAGTTGTCTTCAATCATATCTATGAGTTCCGTGGCCTTATTGCAAACGGACAGTTCTTATCTCTGGAGTCTCTTAACCATGACCAAAAG ATCTCTGCAGACATTCTGGTGAAGATAGCTTATGAAAACTGGCATAAAGCTGTTGAATACGACGGTAAGCTGTTGAATTGCTTACCAGTCGCCGAGAAGGAGATAAAAGGCTTACCAGAACCAAAAATGGTAACAGCACCAACAGCTCAGAACCATCAGCAGCTGCATAACCAGAACAATAGACAAACCGTGCAATGTCATCAGAATGCTATTACCTATTCTCCCCTTCCTCAGCCGGTTGAATATCCTCAGTTTGTGCAGCAACATTGCAGTCAATTATTACCTTCACTCCCTAGCAACGTACAAGACTATAACAATGGAGAAGATTGGTGTCGACCAAGAGCTGGACAAGGTCTCGAAGACATTTTCAGTGAAGAGATCAGACTAAGGAGTTCTGAGATGCTTGAGACTGACGATATGCAGAGACTGTTGAAGACTTTTGGGATCGGTATGAACACTATGGGAACAACACAAGGCGGGTTTGGTCAGACGGATGAGTCTTGCTACGGTTATAATATGCCGTACCAAGCTCAGATCGATAACACGTACAGGAGAGAGCGTAATAGAGGATCGGGAAAAGCTGTTGTGGGGTGGCTTAAGCTTAAAGCTGCTTTGAGATGGGGTATCTTCATACGCAAGAAAG
- the LOC106446637 gene encoding calmodulin-binding protein 60 E isoform X2: MNKRGYECSQEDADNLAESKRQKVPALASVIVEAVKVDSLQRLCSSLEPLFRRIVSEEVERALSKLGNSKLTSRSPEPKRIQGRDGRNLQLHFKTRMPPHLFTGGKVEGERGSAIHVVLIDANTGNVVQTGEESASKLNVVVLEGDFNDEDDEDWTREHFESFEVKEREGKRPILTGDTQVVLKEGVGTLGDLTFTDNSSWIRSRKFRLGVKAAPGYGDGFHIREAKTEPFAVKDHRGELYKKHYPPALHDEVWRLDRIAKDGVLHKKLLKANIVTVEDFLRLLVKDPQKLRNLLGSGMSNRMWENTMEHAKTCVLGGKLYVFYTDQTHATGVVFNHIYEFRGLIANGQFLSLESLNHDQKISADILVKIAYENWHKAVEYDGKLLNCLPVAEKEIKGLPEPKMVTAPTAQNHQQLHNQNNRQTVQCHQNAITYSPLPQPVEYPQFVQQHCSQLLPSLPSNVQDYNNGEDWCRPRAGQGLEDIFSEEIRLRSSEMLETDDMQRLLKTFGIGMNTMGTTQGGFGQTDESCYGYNMPYQAQIDNTYRRERNRGSGKAVVGWLKLKAALRWGIFIRKKAAERRPQIVEIE; the protein is encoded by the exons ATGAACAAGCGTGGATACGAATGCAGTCAAGAGGATGCAGACAACTTGGCAGAATCGAAGAGACAAAAAGTGCCTGCTTTGGCAAG TGTTATTGTGGAAGCTGTCAAGGTAGATAGTCTGCAGAGGCTTTGCTCGTCTTTGGAGCCATTGTTTCGCAGAATC GTTAGCGAAGAGGTTGAACGAGCCTTATCAAAGTTGGGAAATTCAAAATTAACGTCCAG GTCACCAGAACCTAAGAGGATCCAAGGCCGCGATGGAAGAAACCTTCAACTTCACTTTAAGACGCGAATGCCTCCTCACTTATTCACAGGTGGGAAAGTGGAGGGAGAGCGAGGCTCGGCCATTCATGTGGTTCTTATCGATGCAAACACTGGAAATGTAGTCCAAACAGGAGAAGAGTCGGCTTCGAAGCTCAATGTGGTAGTGTTGGAGGGAGACTTCaatgatgaggatgatgaagATTGGACCAGAGAGCACTTCGAGAGCTTTGAAGTGAAAGAGCGAGAAGGGAAACGCCCAATCTTGACCGGTGACACGCAGGTAGTGCTTAAGGAAGGTGTGGGAACTTTAGGAGACCTTACTTTTACCGACAACTCGAGTTGGATCAGGAGCCGAAAGTTTAGGCTTGGTGTTAAGGCCGCTCCAGGGTATGGTGATGGCTTTCACATCCGTGAAGCCAAAACAGAACCTTTTGCTGTCAAAGATCATAGAGGAGAat TATACAAGAAACATTATCCACCGGCTTTACACGATGAAGTCTGGAGACTGGATAGAATAGCAAAAGACGGAGTGCTACACAAGAAGCTACTTAAAGCTAACATTGTGACAGTGGAAGACTTCCTTCGACTCCTAGTTAAGGATCCACAAAAGCTGAGAAAT TTGCTAGGGAGTGGAATGTCGAATAGAATGTGGGAGAACACTATGGAGCATGCAAAGACATGCGTGTTGGGTGGGAAGCTTTATGTGTTTTACACGGATCAGACCCACGCTACAGGAGTTGTCTTCAATCATATCTATGAGTTCCGTGGCCTTATTGCAAACGGACAGTTCTTATCTCTGGAGTCTCTTAACCATGACCAAAAG ATCTCTGCAGACATTCTGGTGAAGATAGCTTATGAAAACTGGCATAAAGCTGTTGAATACGACGGTAAGCTGTTGAATTGCTTACCAGTCGCCGAGAAGGAGATAAAAGGCTTACCAGAACCAAAAATGGTAACAGCACCAACAGCTCAGAACCATCAGCAGCTGCATAACCAGAACAATAGACAAACCGTGCAATGTCATCAGAATGCTATTACCTATTCTCCCCTTCCTCAGCCGGTTGAATATCCTCAGTTTGTGCAGCAACATTGCAGTCAATTATTACCTTCACTCCCTAGCAACGTACAAGACTATAACAATGGAGAAGATTGGTGTCGACCAAGAGCTGGACAAGGTCTCGAAGACATTTTCAGTGAAGAGATCAGACTAAGGAGTTCTGAGATGCTTGAGACTGACGATATGCAGAGACTGTTGAAGACTTTTGGGATCGGTATGAACACTATGGGAACAACACAAGGCGGGTTTGGTCAGACGGATGAGTCTTGCTACGGTTATAATATGCCGTACCAAGCTCAGATCGATAACACGTACAGGAGAGAGCGTAATAGAGGATCGGGAAAAGCTGTTGTGGGGTGGCTTAAGCTTAAAGCTGCTTTGAGATGGGGTATCTTCATACGCAAGAAAG